One window from the genome of Herbiconiux aconitum encodes:
- the cydD gene encoding thiol reductant ABC exporter subunit CydD: MRPVDPRLLKYASAARAFFAVGGVLALLQTAAVVAFAFFVTQLIVRAIGGTPLSALVPELLSLALVVLARFVLSWVSELNAARGAAVVKSELRGRVLDAVTRLGPAWLGARNSTSVGVTVGPGLDALDNYFARYLPQLVLTALATPLLVIVIWSQDWISGLTVAVTLPLIPVFMILIGWATQSVQSKQWEKLGRLSTAFLDVVGGLSTLKIYGRQHRQAARIRTVTEDYRSQTMKVLRVSFLSGFALELAASLSVALVAVSIGVRLIDGSLGLSVGLFVLLLAPEAFLPLRNVGAQFHAAADGVAAADDVFGILDAGAGAGAGAGAGAGVGAGAPTGGSAVEDDGVFGRSAGKYGVGAGVSREMSVVSGEDSAPLDAPGRAGPAGLEVRGLGVSYGESVAFESLDARFPAGAVTAVTGASGSGKSSLVAALLGFVRASGEILVDGRMANADPVPRPWLSWSGQGAVLLPGSVASNVALGDQVPDERLAREALDLVGGSSIQLETVLDPRGGGLSGGQAQRVTAARAVYRARRFDCTVVAFDEPTSALDETTEAAVIRALRALADDGRAVLVVSHRLAVIAAADHEVVLDPRRAVPAMAAGPHGAVSPAPPSRSVPALSSSADPPGERPETPAVWS, encoded by the coding sequence GTGCGCCCTGTCGACCCCCGACTCCTGAAGTACGCCTCCGCGGCGCGCGCGTTCTTCGCCGTGGGCGGGGTGCTCGCGCTGCTGCAGACCGCGGCGGTGGTGGCGTTCGCCTTCTTCGTGACGCAGCTGATCGTGCGGGCGATCGGTGGCACTCCGTTGTCTGCGCTCGTGCCCGAGCTGCTGAGCCTGGCGCTCGTGGTGCTGGCCCGGTTCGTGCTGTCGTGGGTATCCGAGCTCAACGCCGCGCGGGGCGCGGCGGTGGTGAAGAGCGAGCTGCGCGGGCGGGTGCTGGATGCGGTGACACGGCTCGGGCCGGCCTGGCTCGGCGCGCGCAACTCGACCTCGGTCGGGGTGACCGTGGGGCCGGGGCTGGATGCGCTCGACAACTACTTCGCCCGGTACCTGCCGCAGCTGGTGCTCACGGCGCTCGCGACGCCGCTGTTGGTGATCGTGATCTGGTCGCAGGACTGGATCTCGGGGCTCACCGTCGCCGTCACTCTGCCGCTCATTCCGGTGTTCATGATCCTGATCGGCTGGGCGACGCAGTCGGTGCAGTCGAAGCAGTGGGAGAAGCTCGGGCGGCTGTCGACCGCGTTCCTCGACGTCGTCGGCGGGCTGTCGACCCTGAAGATCTACGGCCGGCAGCATCGGCAGGCGGCGCGCATCCGTACGGTCACCGAGGACTACCGGTCGCAGACCATGAAAGTGCTGCGGGTGTCCTTCCTCTCCGGATTCGCGCTCGAGCTCGCGGCCAGCCTGTCGGTGGCGCTCGTTGCGGTATCGATCGGGGTGCGGTTGATCGACGGTTCGCTCGGGCTGTCGGTGGGGCTGTTCGTGCTGCTGCTGGCGCCTGAGGCGTTCCTGCCCCTCCGGAACGTGGGTGCGCAGTTCCACGCGGCGGCCGACGGGGTGGCGGCGGCCGACGACGTGTTCGGCATCCTCGACGCGGGTGCGGGTGCGGGTGCGGGTGCGGGTGCCGGCGCGGGCGTTGGTGCGGGTGCGCCTACCGGCGGATCGGCGGTCGAGGACGACGGAGTTTTCGGCCGATCCGCCGGGAAGTACGGAGTCGGTGCCGGCGTGTCGCGGGAGATGTCCGTCGTTTCGGGTGAGGACTCCGCCCCTCTCGACGCGCCGGGTCGCGCGGGCCCCGCGGGGCTCGAGGTGCGCGGGCTCGGGGTGTCATATGGCGAGAGCGTGGCGTTCGAGAGCCTGGATGCGCGGTTCCCGGCGGGCGCGGTCACGGCCGTCACCGGCGCATCCGGAAGCGGCAAGTCCTCGCTCGTGGCGGCACTGCTCGGGTTCGTGCGGGCATCGGGGGAGATCCTCGTCGATGGGCGAATGGCGAATGCCGACCCGGTGCCGCGGCCGTGGCTGTCGTGGTCGGGCCAGGGGGCGGTACTGCTGCCGGGGAGCGTGGCGTCGAACGTCGCACTCGGAGACCAGGTGCCCGACGAGCGCCTGGCCCGGGAGGCGCTCGACCTCGTGGGCGGGTCGTCGATCCAGCTCGAGACCGTCCTCGATCCGCGCGGTGGCGGACTCTCCGGCGGTCAGGCGCAGCGTGTCACGGCGGCCCGTGCCGTCTACCGCGCGCGCCGCTTCGACTGCACGGTGGTGGCCTTCGACGAACCCACGTCGGCGCTCGACGAGACCACGGAGGCCGCCGTCATCCGCGCTCTCCGCGCGCTCGCCGACGACGGCCGCGCCGTGCTCGTGGTGAGCCATCGTCTGGCCGTCATCGCCGCGGCCGACCACGAAGTGGTGCTCGACCCGAGGCGCGCGGTGCCGGCGATGGCGGCGGGCCCCCACGGTGCCGTCTCGCCCGCGCCCCCGTCGCGATCGGTGCCCGCGCTCTCGTCGTCAGCAGACCCTCCGGGGGAGCGACCGGAGACTCCGGCGGTGTGGTCGTGA
- the cydC gene encoding thiol reductant ABC exporter subunit CydC: MVVKRAEVIRLAQPSLRRFVPGVVLGLISALCAVGLLATSAFLITKAAEQPPILYLSAAMVAVRAFALGRAAFRYIERLASHDAAFATMPGLRVGVYERLVPVSPDGLGRSRRGDLLTRLVSDVDEQQNFPLRVVQPLVVSGLTALAIVVVVWLLLPAAGLVLLIGLVLAAVLGTAVNSWVSGRAERSLAGLRGRYQADLADYLGSLDTLVAYGAAPAARAALAESDARLTSAQVRRSVGAGATTALVSLTAGAVTVVVLLLGIPSLGQGGFEGPALAVVALVPMAAFEVFGMIPLAWGAWRQVAASAERIASVVPDAVPEGVPVDSAEVTALQQVLPPGPITVQLRDVSARWPGASTDALTGASVDLAPGDRLLVRGPSGSGKTTLAHVLVRFLDFTGSFTIDGVDVRELPQDEVRRVIGLCEQRPYLFDDDIRQNLLFARDTATDDELLAVLERVGLGEWVRSRGGLAARVGERGALVSGGQAQRLALARALLAGFPVLVLDEPTANVDPDRADALVADLLAAAADSARAVVLISHTPVPAHLVTATLSLG; this comes from the coding sequence GTGGTCGTGAAGCGGGCCGAGGTCATCCGGCTCGCCCAGCCGAGTCTCCGCCGCTTCGTGCCCGGTGTCGTGCTCGGCCTCATCAGCGCGCTCTGCGCCGTCGGCCTCCTCGCCACGTCGGCGTTCCTCATCACGAAGGCGGCCGAGCAGCCGCCCATCCTCTACCTCTCCGCCGCGATGGTGGCGGTGCGGGCGTTCGCACTGGGCCGGGCGGCTTTCCGCTACATCGAGCGCCTGGCCAGCCACGACGCCGCGTTCGCCACCATGCCCGGGCTCCGCGTCGGCGTGTACGAGCGGCTCGTGCCGGTGAGCCCCGACGGACTCGGACGCAGCAGGCGCGGCGACCTCCTCACACGGCTGGTGTCCGACGTCGACGAGCAGCAGAACTTCCCGTTACGCGTGGTGCAGCCGCTCGTGGTGTCGGGGCTGACGGCGCTCGCGATCGTCGTCGTGGTGTGGCTCCTCCTCCCCGCCGCCGGACTCGTGCTGCTCATCGGCCTGGTGCTCGCCGCGGTGCTCGGAACAGCCGTGAACTCCTGGGTCTCCGGTCGAGCCGAGCGCTCGCTGGCCGGGCTGCGCGGCCGCTACCAAGCCGACCTCGCCGACTATCTCGGCTCGCTCGACACCCTGGTCGCGTACGGAGCCGCTCCGGCGGCCCGAGCGGCGCTCGCCGAATCGGATGCGCGGCTCACCTCAGCACAGGTGCGGCGTTCGGTCGGGGCCGGGGCCACGACGGCGCTCGTGTCATTGACCGCCGGGGCGGTGACCGTCGTGGTGCTGCTCCTCGGCATCCCGTCACTCGGCCAGGGCGGGTTCGAAGGTCCGGCGCTCGCCGTGGTCGCGCTCGTGCCGATGGCCGCGTTCGAGGTGTTCGGCATGATCCCGTTGGCGTGGGGCGCCTGGCGCCAGGTGGCGGCCAGTGCTGAGCGCATCGCATCCGTCGTTCCCGACGCGGTGCCTGAGGGGGTGCCCGTCGACTCAGCAGAGGTGACGGCGCTGCAGCAGGTTCTGCCTCCTGGCCCGATCACCGTGCAGCTGCGCGACGTCTCGGCGCGCTGGCCGGGGGCGTCGACGGATGCCCTCACCGGCGCATCCGTCGACCTCGCGCCGGGTGATCGGCTGCTCGTGCGCGGACCGAGCGGCTCGGGTAAGACGACGCTCGCGCACGTGCTCGTGCGATTCCTCGACTTCACGGGCTCGTTCACCATCGACGGCGTCGATGTGCGCGAGCTGCCGCAAGACGAGGTACGCAGAGTCATCGGGCTCTGCGAGCAGCGGCCCTACCTGTTCGACGACGACATCCGGCAGAACCTGCTGTTCGCCCGCGACACCGCCACCGACGACGAGCTGCTCGCCGTGCTCGAGCGGGTGGGGCTCGGCGAGTGGGTGCGCTCGCGCGGCGGTCTGGCGGCGCGGGTGGGGGAGCGCGGTGCCCTCGTCTCGGGCGGGCAGGCGCAGCGACTGGCGCTGGCGCGGGCACTGCTCGCCGGTTTCCCGGTGCTGGTGCTCGACGAGCCGACGGCGAACGTCGACCCCGACCGGGCCGACGCCCTCGTGGCCGACCTCCTGGCCGCCGCCGCCGACTCCGCGCGCGCCGTCGTGCTCATCTCGCACACCCCCGTGCCTGCGCACCTCGTGACAGCGACCCTCAGCCTCGGCTGA